One part of the Anopheles coustani chromosome 2, idAnoCousDA_361_x.2, whole genome shotgun sequence genome encodes these proteins:
- the LOC131267517 gene encoding syntaxin-1A isoform X2: MTKDRLAALQAAQSDDEDMPEDVAVPVEGSFMEDFFKEVEEIRMMIDKIQANVEEVKKKHSAILSAPQSDEKTKQELEDLMADIKKTANRVRGKLKGIEQNIEQEEQQSKSNADLRIRKTQHSALSRKFVEVMTEYNRTQTDYRERCKGRIQRQLEITGRATTNEELEEMLEQGNSAVFTQGIIMETQQAKQTLADIEARHADIIKLENSIRELHDMFMDMAMLVESQGEMVDRIEYHVESSRDHVTTGQQELVQAVKYMAKARKKKVMIAVCLSITLLVIIIIIFVT; the protein is encoded by the exons ATGACGAAGGATAGATTAGCAGCTTTGCAAGCG gcACAAAGCGACGATGAGGACATGCCCGAGGATGTGGCTGTCCCGGTGGAGGGCAGCTTCATGGAGGACTTCTTCAAGGAGGTGGAGGAGATACGGATGATGATCGACAAAATCCAGGCGAACGTCGAggaggtgaagaaaaaacacagtgCCATCCTTTCGGCGCCACAGTCAGATGAAA AAACCAAACAAGAACTCGAAGACCTCATGGCCGACATCAAAAAAACTGCCAACAGAGTTAGAGGGAAGCTCAAG GGTATCGAACAAAACATTGAGCAGGAGGAGCAGCAGAGCAAGTCGAACGCCGATCTGAGGATACGAAAAACGCAGCACTCAGCTCTTTCGCGCAAGTTCGTCGAGGTCATGACGGAGTACAACCGGACCCAGACCGACTACCGAGAGCGGTGCAAAGGAAGAATACAACGACAGCTGGAAATTA CGGGTAGAGCTACGACAAACGAGGAGCTGGAGGAGATGTTGGAGCAAGGAAACTCGGCCGTCTTCACGCAGGGG ATTATCATGGAGACCCAGCAGGCGAAGCAAACGCTGGCTGACATCGAGGCACGGCATGCGGATATtataaaattggaaaattcaaTTAGGGAGCTGCATGACATGTTCATGGACATGGCGATGTTGGTTGAAAGTCAG GGTGAAATGGTGGACCGAATTGAGTACCATGTGGAAAGCAGTCGGGACCACGTTACAACGGGCCAACAAGAGTTGGTTCAAGCCGTCAAGTATATGGCCAAAGCCAGAAAG AAAAAAGTCATGATAGCAGTTTGCCTTTCAATAACGCTCctagtaataataattattattttcgtaACGTAA
- the LOC131267517 gene encoding syntaxin-1A isoform X1 — MTKDRLAALQAAQSDDEDMPEDVAVPVEGSFMEDFFKEVEEIRMMIDKIQANVEEVKKKHSAILSAPQSDEKTKQELEDLMADIKKTANRVRGKLKGIEQNIEQEEQQSKSNADLRIRKTQHSALSRKFVEVMTEYNRTQTDYRERCKGRIQRQLEITGRATTNEELEEMLEQGNSAVFTQGIIMETQQAKQTLADIEARHADIIKLENSIRELHDMFMDMAMLVESQGEMIDRIEYHVEHAMDYVQTATQDTKKALKYQSKARRKKIMILICLTVLGLIVASYVSSYFM; from the exons ATGACGAAGGATAGATTAGCAGCTTTGCAAGCG gcACAAAGCGACGATGAGGACATGCCCGAGGATGTGGCTGTCCCGGTGGAGGGCAGCTTCATGGAGGACTTCTTCAAGGAGGTGGAGGAGATACGGATGATGATCGACAAAATCCAGGCGAACGTCGAggaggtgaagaaaaaacacagtgCCATCCTTTCGGCGCCACAGTCAGATGAAA AAACCAAACAAGAACTCGAAGACCTCATGGCCGACATCAAAAAAACTGCCAACAGAGTTAGAGGGAAGCTCAAG GGTATCGAACAAAACATTGAGCAGGAGGAGCAGCAGAGCAAGTCGAACGCCGATCTGAGGATACGAAAAACGCAGCACTCAGCTCTTTCGCGCAAGTTCGTCGAGGTCATGACGGAGTACAACCGGACCCAGACCGACTACCGAGAGCGGTGCAAAGGAAGAATACAACGACAGCTGGAAATTA CGGGTAGAGCTACGACAAACGAGGAGCTGGAGGAGATGTTGGAGCAAGGAAACTCGGCCGTCTTCACGCAGGGG ATTATCATGGAGACCCAGCAGGCGAAGCAAACGCTGGCTGACATCGAGGCACGGCATGCGGATATtataaaattggaaaattcaaTTAGGGAGCTGCATGACATGTTCATGGACATGGCGATGTTGGTTGAAAGTCAG GGTGAAATGATTGATCGTATAGAATATCACGTCGAACATGCAATGGATTATGTTCAAACAGCGACACAAGACACAAAGAAAGCGCTTAAATATCAAAGCAAAGCCCGCCGG AAGAAGATTATGATCCTGATCTGTTTGACCGTGCTCGGCCTGATCGTAGCTTCCTACGTCAGTAGCTACTTCATGTAA
- the LOC131262966 gene encoding PDZ domain-containing protein GIPC3 isoform X2 yields the protein MWAKYSLWPFSIAAPTIQHQHHHHHDSMSTNGGGAGLGESTVTKPQLVFNCQLAHGSPTGFITGFASVKELYQKIAECYDFPMDEILFCTLNSHKVDMSNLLGGQIGLNDFIFAHKKGRPKEVEIVKSEDALGLTITDNGAGYAFIKRIKSGSVIDRIQHIQIGDHIEKLDGINVVGKRHYEVARMLKDIPTGSTFTIRLVEPMKSGFQGIAPRKGTAGSKPGKQGYGSGKETLRFKANGNAAIEDEHDDATQSGIDAINSLLDSFMGINDSELATQIWDLGSNKINSMDFAEAIDASDLEAFGFTDDFIIELWGAITDARQGRYKR from the exons ATGTGGGCAAAGTATAGCCTGTGGCCGTTTTCAATCGCTG CACCGACGAtccagcaccaacaccaccaccatcacgacAGTATGAGCACGAACGGGGGTGGCGCGGGGCTCGGCGAGTCGACCGTCACCAAGCCCCAGCTGGTGTTCAACTGCCAGCTGGCCCACGGCAGCCCGACCGGCTTCATCACCGGCTTCGCGAGCGTCAAGGAGCTCTACCAGAAGATCGCCGAATGCTACGACTTCCCGATGGACGAG ATTCTGTTCTGCACTCTAAACTCGCACAAAGTCGACATGAGCAACCTGCTGGGCGGGCAGATCGGGCTGAACGATTTCATCTTTGCACATAAAAAGGGCCGCCCGAAGGAGGTGGAGATCGTGAAGTCGGAGGACGCCCTCGGGCTGACGATCACGGACAACGGCGCAGGGTATGCGTTCATCAAGCGCATCAAAAGTGGCAGCGTCATCGACCGGATTCAGCATATACAG ATTGGAGACCACATCGAGAAGCTGGACGGCATAAACGTGGTCGGAAAGCGACACTACGAGGTGGCCCGAATGCTCAAGGACATACCGACCGGCTCGACGTTCACCATCCGCCTGGTGGAGCCGATGAAGAGCGGTTTCCAGGGTATCGCGCCTCGCAAGGGCACGGCGGGCAGCAAGCCGGGCAAGCAAGGATACGGCAGCGGCAAGGAAACGCTTCGGTTTAAGGCCAACGGCAATGCAGCCATCGAGGATGAG CACGATGATGCGACACAAAGTGGAATTGATGCCATTAACTCACTGCTCGACTCCTTCATGGGAATCAACGATAGTGAACTAGCAACACAA ATCTGGGATTTAGgtagcaataaaataaattctatgGACTTTGCGGAAGCGATCGACGCATCAGATCTGGAGGCATTCGGATTCACCGACGATTTCATCATCGAACTGTGGGGCGCAATCACCGACGCACGTCAAGGACGCTACAAAAGATAA
- the LOC131262966 gene encoding PDZ domain-containing protein GIPC3 isoform X1: MPLFNKKSTKISNPSPPMTKDPHHPAFHDNNNYKNHPIPTAPTIQHQHHHHHDSMSTNGGGAGLGESTVTKPQLVFNCQLAHGSPTGFITGFASVKELYQKIAECYDFPMDEILFCTLNSHKVDMSNLLGGQIGLNDFIFAHKKGRPKEVEIVKSEDALGLTITDNGAGYAFIKRIKSGSVIDRIQHIQIGDHIEKLDGINVVGKRHYEVARMLKDIPTGSTFTIRLVEPMKSGFQGIAPRKGTAGSKPGKQGYGSGKETLRFKANGNAAIEDEHDDATQSGIDAINSLLDSFMGINDSELATQIWDLGSNKINSMDFAEAIDASDLEAFGFTDDFIIELWGAITDARQGRYKR, encoded by the exons ATGCCGTTGTTCAATAAGAAAAGCACCAAAATATCCAATCCCTCGCCGCCGATGACCAAGGATCCGCATCATCCCGCGTTCCACGATAACAACAACTACAAAAACCATCCGATCCCAACAGCACCGACGAtccagcaccaacaccaccaccatcacgacAGTATGAGCACGAACGGGGGTGGCGCGGGGCTCGGCGAGTCGACCGTCACCAAGCCCCAGCTGGTGTTCAACTGCCAGCTGGCCCACGGCAGCCCGACCGGCTTCATCACCGGCTTCGCGAGCGTCAAGGAGCTCTACCAGAAGATCGCCGAATGCTACGACTTCCCGATGGACGAG ATTCTGTTCTGCACTCTAAACTCGCACAAAGTCGACATGAGCAACCTGCTGGGCGGGCAGATCGGGCTGAACGATTTCATCTTTGCACATAAAAAGGGCCGCCCGAAGGAGGTGGAGATCGTGAAGTCGGAGGACGCCCTCGGGCTGACGATCACGGACAACGGCGCAGGGTATGCGTTCATCAAGCGCATCAAAAGTGGCAGCGTCATCGACCGGATTCAGCATATACAG ATTGGAGACCACATCGAGAAGCTGGACGGCATAAACGTGGTCGGAAAGCGACACTACGAGGTGGCCCGAATGCTCAAGGACATACCGACCGGCTCGACGTTCACCATCCGCCTGGTGGAGCCGATGAAGAGCGGTTTCCAGGGTATCGCGCCTCGCAAGGGCACGGCGGGCAGCAAGCCGGGCAAGCAAGGATACGGCAGCGGCAAGGAAACGCTTCGGTTTAAGGCCAACGGCAATGCAGCCATCGAGGATGAG CACGATGATGCGACACAAAGTGGAATTGATGCCATTAACTCACTGCTCGACTCCTTCATGGGAATCAACGATAGTGAACTAGCAACACAA ATCTGGGATTTAGgtagcaataaaataaattctatgGACTTTGCGGAAGCGATCGACGCATCAGATCTGGAGGCATTCGGATTCACCGACGATTTCATCATCGAACTGTGGGGCGCAATCACCGACGCACGTCAAGGACGCTACAAAAGATAA